Below is a genomic region from Campylobacter concisus ATCC 51562.
TGCCAGTTAGCTCGATCTGCTCGCCGCTAAATTCGACTGACTTTTTAGAAAGGTCGATCTTTAGCTCGCCTGCGTAAATTTCATTAGCCACGTTACCGCTGTTTCGGCGAATGAGCGTGCGCACCCTAGCTAGCAGCTCCTTAAAGTCAAATGGCTTGACCAAGTAGTCATCAGCACCCGCGTCAAGCCCCTTTACAACGTCATCCACATCGTCTTTTGCCGTTAGTATCAGCACAGGGGTCGCTAGCTTTGCGGCGCGCGATCTTTGCAAAAATGTAAGTCCGTCCATCACTGGCATCATAAGATCAAGCACGATGAGATCGTAGTGCGCCACAGCGATAAAGTCCATCGCCTCCTCGCCGTTAAATGCGCTATCGACGCTATATCCGTTTTTCTTTAGGTGCCTTGTGATAACGCTATTTAGGTCTATTTCGTCCTCTACGACTAAAATTTTCATCCCTGCCTCACTTTATTTTGCCAGCTATTTTATCAAATTTAGCTTTTTATTTTTAGATTTAAAATTTCGCCATTTGCTGCGCCTATCTTAAAATCATACAAAAAGCCGTTAAATTTAGCCCTTGCCTCATAAAAATACTCCGCTCCAAGTGTGCCAAAGCTTTGTTTTTTAGCTAGATAGATCGGTGCAAATTCCACCTCTTCTGGCTTTGTTTTTAGGCGCTCTATGACGATCTCTTTGACTTTTTCTGGCAAGATGCAAGCCACTCTTTCAAATTTAGCCTGCTCTTCATTTATCTTTGATAGCTCCGCCCTTTGCGCCTCGTCTTTTAGGCAGTTTGTAGCGTTTATTAGCCACACTCCAGCCTTGCCAGTGTAGATGAGCGCATCCGCTACGCCTTGAAGCGAAAGTTCAAGCGTCTTTTTAAATAAATTCTGAACTTTGCATTTTGAGGTAGCTTGACTTAAAATTTCTGCGCCACTACTTTCTTCACTAGGATTTTTATCCAAATTTTCAGGGCTTTGCTCGCTCTTGCCTAAATTTTCGTAACTATTTTTATTAGTAACATTTTCACTTATATTTTCTATCTCGTTTTCGCTTAAATTTTTATTCAAATTTCTCTCTAAGACTTGCTTGCTAACTTTCTCGTTTAAATTTTGATCTAAATTTTCACTCATCTTTTTCACCTTTATAAAATTTAACGCCCAAAAAGGGCGCTAGATCACTTTGTATAGTTGCCCATTATCTCGCCTGTTTGAGCGTTTATGATCACTTTTTTCTCGCTCCTGTCGCGCTTAAGCTCTACTTTGTATATCCAAGCACCATTTTTATTATCAAGCTCTGCCTCATCAAGGCTCCAGCCAGCCTCGAGCGCTTGAGCTTTAGCCACAGCTTCGTCGATGCTAAGAGCAAATTTCGAAAAATCTACCACTTCGATCGGCAAGATATGTTTTTTATTTTTATTCTCCATTTTAACGATCTGACCGCTATTGGCATCGATCTTGATATCTTGTTTGACACCGTCTTTAAAAGACTCTATCTTATAAAATGTCACGCCATTTTTGACGTCTATCTCTATATCTTTGACGCTTGAGCCTGGGAAGTTTTTCTCAGCTATATTTAAAGCATCTTTTGATGTGATAGCTGCTTGCAAACCTGTCGCTCCCAAAACTGCTGCTAAAACTGCTGCACCTAATACTTTTTTCATTTTTGATCCTTTTATTTTTTATTTCCAACTTTCGTTTGGATGAGCGCATTATAAAAGCCTTAAATGAAGCTAGAATGAATAAAGGAAATTTATTTTAACTTCGTCCAAAGATGAATATCTAATCGCATTTTGATTACGAATCAGAACGATATACTTTGAAACAATAAATAAATCTGAAGGGAAATAAAGGGGAAAAATACAAAAAATAATAAAACTTAAAGTTCTTAAAACATCGTTAAAATCGGGATTTTAAAATGATTTTTGAAGAAGAATGGCTCCGGATGCTGGGTTCGAACCAGCGACCAAGTGATTAACAGTCACCTACTCTACCGCTGAGCTAATCCGGAACACTTGAAAAGAGCTCGTATTATAGACGAAAAGATATGTTTTGTCAATAAATTTTAGCTTAATTTATAAAAAATTGTACAGAGCCCAATAAATTTTTATAAAAGGCTACAACTAGCCTTTTATAAATCCACTTGCAATAACCTTATCGCCATCATACATAACACAAAGCTGGCCTTGTGCCACACCAAGTGCATTTTGATTTAGCGTTAGTTTTGCTGTTTTATTCTCTTTATCAACCTCAACAAAAGCATCAAGTTTAGGGCTTCTATATCTTATCTTGGTTTCGCAATCAAATTTATCTTTATCTATAAACAAATTTACGTTTTCAAGCTCGACTACTTTTTGAGCCAGGTCATCTTTTGTTCCCACAACGATCTCATTTTTATCGGCATTTATCTTTATAACAAAATGTGGCTCATGGGCGCCGAAAACCTCAAAACCACGGCGTTTACCGATAGTATAGTGCATATAGCCTTGGTGGCGGCCGATTATTTTGCCATCTTTATCAACTACGTTTCCTGGCAAATTTGTATTGTAATGCTTATTTAAAACTTCGATATAGGTATCTTCCACAAAGCAAATTTCACTACTTTCTGCCTGCGTAGCAAATTCTTCAAGCACTTTTACACTTCTTGCAAGCTCTTTTATATCTTTTTTAAATTTATCCCCAAGCGGGAAAATAACATCTTTTAATATCTCTTTTGGCACTTGGGCTAAAAAGTAGCTTTGATCCTTGCTAGGATCTTTTGCACATGTGATAAATCCATCAATAACTTGCACATAATGCCCAGTAGCAAGCTTCTCACAGCCATTTGCCTTTGCAAAATCAAGTAGCGCACCAAGCTTTATAAATTTATTGCACAAAGCACAAGGATTTGGCGTCTTGCCTTCTTTATAGAGCTTCACAAAAGGATCATAGACAAACTCATTAAATTTATCCTGCAGATCCAAAATATGCACCTTTATGCCAAGATACTCGCCTACTTTTTTCACTTTTCTGATATTTTCTTCATGATATCCTGGCTTTTGATGTAGCATCATATAGCAGCCTTGCACTTCATGACCAGCTTCTTGCAGAAATTTAGCCGTCATAGTGCTATCTACACCACCGCTCATTGCGACCATTACTTTCATATTTTTTTACCTCTTTGAAATTTAAAAGGGGATATTTTATATCTTATTTTTAAATAGCCAAAATTTCATCTACAATAAGCTTTAAATCATCGGTGATTTTGTATAAATTTATATCTTCTTTTTTTATTGTTTTTTGGCTAACTAGCGTATTTTTTATAAATTCATCAAGCCCTTGCCAAAATTCACTCCCAAAAAGAAAAATTTTTACTTTTTTACTACCAACTTGTGCAAGTACTAAAATTTCAAAAAGTTCATCAAGAGTGCCAAAGCCACCCGGAAAGACGACAAATGCGACTGAACGATCGGTAAGTGCAAATTTTCTTGGGCTTAAATTTGAAAAGAGATATTTTGCTGTGACGTAAGGATTTGTATTTTGTTCAAACGGAAGTCTCACATTCAGGGCTATACTTGGCGATTTTGCACTATCAAACGCGCCCTTGTTTGCGGCTCTCATTATGCCGTCCCCGCCTCCGGTTAAGATAGCATATCCTAGCTCGTTTAGCTTATAAGCTAGCTCATAAGCCTTTTTGCAGTAGAAATTTTCTTCATCAAATCTAGCCGAGCCAAAGAAGGTAACATTTTTATTTTTATATTTTAAGACGTTTGGAAAATTTAAAAGATCGCTAACTAAATCATTATTCATTATT
It encodes:
- a CDS encoding response regulator transcription factor, whose amino-acid sequence is MKILVVEDEIDLNSVITRHLKKNGYSVDSAFNGEEAMDFIAVAHYDLIVLDLMMPVMDGLTFLQRSRAAKLATPVLILTAKDDVDDVVKGLDAGADDYLVKPFDFKELLARVRTLIRRNSGNVANEIYAGELKIDLSKKSVEFSGEQIELTGKEYEILEFLMLNKGRILTRDQIKEHVWDFDYTGGSNVIEVLIKNIRKKLGECEVIQTKRGLGYVVKD
- a CDS encoding PepSY domain-containing protein, translating into MKKVLGAAVLAAVLGATGLQAAITSKDALNIAEKNFPGSSVKDIEIDVKNGVTFYKIESFKDGVKQDIKIDANSGQIVKMENKNKKHILPIEVVDFSKFALSIDEAVAKAQALEAGWSLDEAELDNKNGAWIYKVELKRDRSEKKVIINAQTGEIMGNYTK
- the mnmA gene encoding tRNA 2-thiouridine(34) synthase MnmA, coding for MKVMVAMSGGVDSTMTAKFLQEAGHEVQGCYMMLHQKPGYHEENIRKVKKVGEYLGIKVHILDLQDKFNEFVYDPFVKLYKEGKTPNPCALCNKFIKLGALLDFAKANGCEKLATGHYVQVIDGFITCAKDPSKDQSYFLAQVPKEILKDVIFPLGDKFKKDIKELARSVKVLEEFATQAESSEICFVEDTYIEVLNKHYNTNLPGNVVDKDGKIIGRHQGYMHYTIGKRRGFEVFGAHEPHFVIKINADKNEIVVGTKDDLAQKVVELENVNLFIDKDKFDCETKIRYRSPKLDAFVEVDKENKTAKLTLNQNALGVAQGQLCVMYDGDKVIASGFIKG
- a CDS encoding TIGR00730 family Rossman fold protein, coding for MNNDLVSDLLNFPNVLKYKNKNVTFFGSARFDEENFYCKKAYELAYKLNELGYAILTGGGDGIMRAANKGAFDSAKSPSIALNVRLPFEQNTNPYVTAKYLFSNLSPRKFALTDRSVAFVVFPGGFGTLDELFEILVLAQVGSKKVKIFLFGSEFWQGLDEFIKNTLVSQKTIKKEDINLYKITDDLKLIVDEILAI